A genomic window from Nosocomiicoccus massiliensis includes:
- a CDS encoding YqzM family protein, which yields MNKFEKNVQSKNNDVIDSGLAFLVGLLGFTAVYVIAQIFQIVASFN from the coding sequence ATGAATAAATTTGAAAAAAATGTACAATCTAAAAATAACGACGTAATCGATTCAGGACTTGCATTTTTAGTCGGACTTTTAGGATTCACTGCAGTCTATGTGATTGCACAAATTTTCCAAATCGTCGCGAGTTTTAACTAG
- the holA gene encoding DNA polymerase III subunit delta, translating to MEKLYLVYGKNRVRIDETVNKLTKDYLATVDDFNRIVFDYIETEIEHIIEECITLPFLSDRKVVIVKDAFLFTAEKKRTSIDHNIDKMIQYIEDKEDDTLLIFVTSAEKLDNRKKITKLIKKQGKIIECEEMNERELVQHINDAVKSEGLTIRNDAVNELLNRTGANYTIVKNELEKLMLFAHDIITVEDVNIIVSKSLEANVFSLTDFILKNQKREAVDVFRDLILQKEEPIKLLGLISSQFRLYYQTKILMNEGMRQDEISSRLKVHPYRVKLAMSQVNQYPLEVLLQKMVLIRDMDYELKSTYLDSEALFEVFISKI from the coding sequence ATGGAAAAACTCTATTTAGTATACGGAAAGAATAGAGTGCGTATAGACGAAACAGTCAATAAGTTAACGAAAGACTATTTAGCAACAGTCGATGACTTTAATCGAATCGTCTTTGATTATATCGAAACAGAGATTGAACATATTATCGAAGAGTGTATTACGCTACCGTTTTTATCGGATCGAAAAGTCGTGATTGTAAAAGATGCATTTTTATTTACAGCCGAAAAGAAGAGAACGTCTATCGATCACAACATCGATAAAATGATCCAATATATCGAGGACAAAGAAGACGATACGTTACTCATTTTCGTGACATCTGCTGAAAAGTTAGACAACCGAAAAAAGATTACGAAACTCATAAAAAAACAAGGGAAAATCATTGAGTGTGAAGAAATGAATGAACGTGAACTCGTTCAACATATTAACGACGCTGTTAAAAGTGAAGGTTTGACAATTCGAAACGATGCAGTAAATGAATTACTAAATCGTACAGGTGCGAATTATACGATTGTTAAAAATGAGTTAGAAAAGTTGATGTTGTTTGCCCACGATATAATTACAGTTGAAGACGTGAATATTATAGTTAGTAAAAGTTTAGAAGCAAACGTGTTTTCTTTAACAGACTTTATTCTTAAAAATCAAAAGCGTGAAGCGGTCGATGTATTTAGAGATTTAATATTACAAAAAGAAGAGCCGATTAAATTACTCGGGCTAATCTCGTCACAGTTTAGGTTATATTATCAAACGAAGATTTTAATGAACGAGGGAATGCGTCAAGATGAAATTAGTAGTCGTTTAAAAGTGCATCCGTATCGTGTGAAATTAGCGATGTCTCAAGTCAATCAGTATCCGTTAGAAGTATTACTTCAAAAAATGGTGTTAATTAGAGATATGGATTATGAGTTAAAATCAACGTATTTAGATAGCGAAGCTTTATTTGAAGTATTCATAAGCAAAATATAA
- the rpsT gene encoding 30S ribosomal protein S20 yields the protein MANIKSAIKRVKTTQAATERNIAQKNAMRTAIKAAETAKENNAENVEELVNKAISLVDKASNKNLLHKNKASRLKSKLAK from the coding sequence ATGGCTAACATTAAATCAGCAATTAAACGTGTTAAAACTACACAAGCAGCTACTGAACGTAACATTGCTCAAAAGAACGCAATGCGTACTGCAATCAAAGCTGCAGAAACTGCGAAAGAGAACAACGCTGAAAATGTTGAAGAATTAGTAAACAAAGCAATCAGCTTAGTTGATAAAGCTTCTAACAAAAACTTATTACACAAAAATAAAGCAAGTCGTTTAAAATCTAAACTTGCTAAGTAA
- the lepA gene encoding translation elongation factor 4, with the protein MDDKKRLERQKKIRNFSIIAHIDHGKSSLADRLLEHTESVAARDMSDRLLDAMELEQERGITIKLNAVQLKYTRPNGEEYIFHLIDTPGHVDFSYEVSRSLAACEGAILVVDAAQGIEAQTLANVYLALDNELELVPVINKIDLPAADPERVAQEVEDVIGLDKDDAVRASAKADIGIDDILESIVDTVPPPEGDPSAPLKALIFDSEYDQYRGAISSIRVFDGTVKVGDKIRMMQTGTEFEVTEVGIHTPAPMAVDELTVGDVGFLAAQVKSVSDARVGDTITHANNPTDTPLPGYKRMNPMVYCGLYPIDSGDYVDLREALERLQLNDSALEFEPESSQALGFGYRTGFLGMLHMEIIQERLEREFGIDLIATAPSVIYKVHTTDGEIHNVDNPSQMPKQDLIDYIEEPYVKAEIMVPNDYVGAVMELCQKNRGNFITMDYLDDIRVNVKYEIPLAEIVFDFFDTLKSHTKGYASLDYEIIGYKESKLVKMDILLNNEVVDALSIIVHRDFAYQRGRALVEKLKELIPRQQFEVPVQAALGNKIISRTNIRSIGKNVLAKCYGGDVSRKRKLLEKQKEGKKKMKAVGSVEIPQEAFLAVLRMDED; encoded by the coding sequence ATGGACGACAAAAAGCGTTTAGAAAGACAAAAGAAAATTAGAAACTTTTCTATTATAGCTCATATCGATCACGGGAAATCTTCATTAGCCGATCGATTACTTGAGCATACAGAATCAGTAGCTGCACGTGATATGTCCGACAGACTACTCGATGCAATGGAGCTTGAACAAGAGCGTGGTATTACGATTAAGTTAAACGCTGTTCAGTTAAAATATACAAGACCAAATGGAGAAGAGTATATTTTCCACCTAATCGATACACCAGGGCACGTCGACTTCTCTTATGAAGTATCACGTTCTCTCGCGGCATGTGAAGGTGCAATTTTAGTCGTCGATGCTGCTCAAGGTATCGAAGCACAGACACTCGCGAACGTTTATCTTGCATTAGATAACGAGTTAGAATTAGTACCTGTAATTAATAAAATAGACTTACCTGCTGCAGATCCAGAACGTGTTGCACAGGAAGTTGAAGATGTCATTGGTCTAGATAAAGACGATGCGGTACGCGCATCTGCAAAAGCGGATATTGGTATCGATGATATATTAGAAAGTATCGTAGACACTGTACCACCACCTGAAGGTGATCCAAGTGCACCTTTAAAAGCGTTAATTTTTGACTCTGAATACGATCAATATCGTGGTGCTATTTCGTCGATTCGTGTGTTTGACGGTACGGTTAAAGTTGGAGATAAAATTCGTATGATGCAAACAGGTACCGAATTTGAAGTAACTGAAGTCGGCATACATACGCCAGCTCCAATGGCAGTTGACGAACTAACTGTTGGAGACGTTGGATTTTTAGCAGCACAAGTAAAATCAGTATCTGACGCACGTGTTGGTGATACGATTACACATGCAAACAACCCAACAGATACTCCGCTACCTGGATATAAACGTATGAACCCGATGGTGTACTGTGGACTATATCCAATTGATTCTGGAGACTATGTAGATTTACGTGAAGCTCTTGAAAGATTACAGTTAAATGACTCTGCATTAGAGTTTGAACCAGAATCTTCTCAAGCATTAGGATTTGGTTATCGTACTGGTTTTTTAGGAATGCTTCATATGGAGATTATCCAAGAACGACTAGAGCGTGAATTTGGTATTGACTTAATTGCGACAGCACCTTCAGTGATTTATAAAGTGCATACAACAGACGGTGAAATACATAACGTAGATAACCCGTCACAAATGCCAAAACAAGATTTAATTGATTATATCGAAGAACCTTATGTAAAGGCAGAGATTATGGTACCAAACGATTATGTTGGTGCAGTGATGGAACTTTGTCAGAAGAATCGTGGTAATTTTATAACGATGGATTATTTAGATGATATTCGCGTGAATGTTAAATATGAAATACCATTAGCAGAAATCGTATTTGATTTCTTCGATACGTTAAAGTCTCATACGAAAGGATATGCAAGTTTAGACTACGAAATCATCGGATATAAAGAATCGAAATTAGTTAAAATGGATATTTTACTAAATAACGAAGTCGTCGATGCATTAAGTATTATCGTTCATAGAGACTTTGCATATCAAAGAGGCCGTGCACTCGTAGAGAAACTAAAAGAGTTAATTCCACGTCAGCAATTTGAAGTGCCTGTTCAAGCAGCGCTTGGAAACAAAATTATTTCACGTACAAATATACGATCGATTGGTAAAAACGTACTTGCTAAATGTTACGGTGGGGACGTATCACGTAAACGTAAACTACTAGAAAAGCAAAAAGAAGGTAAAAAGAAGATGAAAGCTGTTGGTTCAGTTGAAATTCCACAAGAAGCTTTCTTAGCAGTATTACGTATGGATGAAGACTAA
- the hemW gene encoding radical SAM family heme chaperone HemW yields the protein MDSLYIHIPFCNRICAYCDFNKFLIDNQPVDTYVDMLIKELKYLKERSLKTIYVGGGTPTALNLNQLERLLSFINDNFNVSHEYTFEANPDELTTEKISLLKEYGVNRVSLGVQTFDNELLKILGRTHNFDDIYRSINHMEKIGLDNYSIDLMYNLPGETSQHIEDSLNNIKVLQPKHISWYSLIIEKHTIFYNKIKQGKLHIANSEVEGKRYERVMEGLKKIGYHQYEISNFSSDPKYESMHNKTYWKNNEYYGAGAGSHGYVNGERYFNVKPVPHYINRMKEDTNAIKEIHKLSNKEMYEEEMFLNLRLNKGLKINQFKDKYGVSLFDIYGDVIEKHINQNNLQINGEYLSLTEQGKMVGNDVFIDFLID from the coding sequence ATGGATAGCCTATATATTCACATTCCGTTTTGTAATCGAATTTGTGCATATTGCGACTTTAATAAGTTTTTAATCGACAATCAGCCAGTCGACACGTATGTAGATATGTTAATTAAAGAATTAAAGTACTTAAAAGAACGTAGTTTAAAAACGATATACGTCGGTGGCGGAACACCAACCGCTTTAAATCTGAACCAGCTTGAACGATTACTTTCATTTATTAATGATAATTTTAATGTCAGTCATGAGTATACGTTCGAAGCAAATCCAGATGAGTTAACGACTGAAAAAATCAGTCTATTAAAAGAATACGGTGTAAATCGCGTGTCTCTCGGTGTACAAACATTTGATAACGAGCTATTAAAAATTCTTGGACGTACGCATAATTTTGATGATATTTATCGCTCTATTAATCATATGGAAAAAATTGGTTTAGATAATTACTCGATTGATCTTATGTATAACCTTCCTGGGGAAACGTCTCAACATATTGAAGACTCATTGAATAATATAAAAGTGTTACAGCCAAAACATATTTCTTGGTATTCATTGATTATTGAAAAACATACGATTTTTTATAACAAAATTAAACAAGGGAAATTACACATAGCAAATTCTGAAGTAGAAGGAAAAAGATATGAGCGTGTAATGGAAGGTTTAAAAAAAATCGGTTATCACCAATATGAGATATCAAATTTTTCATCAGATCCAAAATATGAATCGATGCATAATAAGACATACTGGAAAAACAATGAATATTACGGTGCAGGTGCTGGGAGCCATGGATATGTAAATGGAGAAAGATATTTTAATGTAAAACCAGTACCGCACTATATTAATCGTATGAAAGAAGATACCAATGCGATTAAGGAAATTCATAAATTATCTAATAAAGAGATGTACGAAGAAGAAATGTTTTTAAACTTAAGATTAAACAAAGGACTAAAAATCAACCAGTTTAAAGATAAATATGGAGTTTCTCTTTTTGATATATATGGAGATGTTATTGAAAAGCATATTAATCAAAATAATTTACAAATAAACGGAGAATATTTATCGTTGACAGAGCAAGGGAAAATGGTTGGAAACGACGTGTTTATTGATTTTTTAATCGATTGA
- the hrcA gene encoding heat-inducible transcriptional repressor HrcA, which yields MLTKRQEIILHFIVDDFLNVSVPISSKRLLEKYPLDVSSATIRNEMAELENLGYLSKAHTSSGRIPSRKGLRKYIEDFQRDIESMPAKIDLKFDFNESNLNRLGQGIAHTLSNKTQHLTYVTLTDEKEVVKGVYLTSISDALVLLVIVLDSEAVKQVTIRKSRDIKQHDLDVLTRDLNVLLIDASIKEAINIVKTHLVKNNPLLQQFLLKLSEKIENLGDEKTVSFYSGLGFLLRDFETDVETLTQLYDDIEHAKLPQLRSHSREVEVRFGEEIDENYELLSIVSTNVTYNDVTANLMVIGPEIMGYQKIITLLHAFNQKES from the coding sequence ATGCTTACAAAACGTCAAGAGATCATTCTTCATTTTATTGTAGATGATTTTTTAAATGTGAGCGTACCGATTAGTTCAAAGCGATTGTTAGAGAAATATCCATTAGATGTTTCTAGTGCGACAATTCGTAACGAAATGGCAGAGTTAGAAAATCTTGGATATCTTTCTAAAGCACATACTTCATCGGGACGAATTCCATCAAGAAAAGGTCTTAGAAAGTACATCGAAGATTTTCAACGAGATATTGAAAGTATGCCAGCTAAAATCGACTTAAAATTTGATTTTAATGAGTCGAATTTAAATCGTTTAGGACAAGGTATTGCGCATACACTTAGCAACAAAACACAACATTTAACTTACGTTACATTAACAGATGAAAAAGAAGTAGTTAAAGGTGTTTACCTCACATCGATTTCAGACGCGCTTGTGCTTTTAGTCATCGTGTTAGATAGTGAAGCGGTAAAGCAAGTGACGATTAGAAAGTCACGAGATATAAAACAGCACGATTTAGATGTGTTAACGAGAGACTTAAATGTATTACTTATTGATGCTTCTATTAAAGAAGCAATTAATATTGTTAAAACGCATCTCGTTAAAAACAATCCGTTGTTACAGCAGTTTTTATTAAAATTATCCGAAAAAATCGAGAACCTAGGCGATGAGAAAACAGTATCGTTTTACTCAGGACTCGGATTTTTACTGAGAGACTTTGAAACTGATGTAGAAACGCTCACTCAACTTTACGATGACATTGAGCATGCAAAACTTCCACAATTACGATCACATAGTCGTGAAGTTGAAGTACGTTTTGGTGAAGAAATCGATGAAAACTATGAACTTTTATCAATCGTATCAACAAACGTCACTTATAACGATGTGACGGCTAACTTGATGGTGATTGGCCCAGAAATTATGGGGTATCAAAAAATAATCACATTATTACATGCATTTAATCAAAAGGAGAGTTAG
- the grpE gene encoding nucleotide exchange factor GrpE, whose amino-acid sequence MEKKNENIQEEELKETEELTEEKNEDLEEIEEVEEVEENPVEQLEQQLDESENKYLKLYAEFENFKRRSREETERNNKYKNQSLATDLLSVLDNLERALQETGDSESFESLHKGVEMVYNDFLNKLEANGITQIKALDEPFDPNFHQAIMTEAKDGVESGVVIEEFQKGYLLKDRVIRASMVKVSE is encoded by the coding sequence GTGGAAAAGAAGAATGAAAACATACAAGAAGAAGAACTAAAAGAAACTGAAGAACTTACAGAAGAAAAGAACGAAGATTTGGAAGAAATCGAAGAAGTTGAAGAAGTAGAAGAAAATCCAGTAGAACAGTTAGAGCAACAACTGGATGAATCTGAAAACAAATATTTAAAACTTTATGCAGAATTTGAAAATTTTAAAAGACGTTCTAGAGAAGAAACAGAAAGAAATAACAAATATAAAAATCAAAGTTTAGCAACTGATTTATTATCCGTTCTTGATAATTTAGAACGTGCGCTTCAAGAAACAGGAGATTCTGAATCGTTTGAATCACTGCATAAGGGTGTTGAAATGGTCTATAACGACTTTTTAAATAAACTTGAAGCAAATGGAATTACTCAAATCAAAGCATTAGACGAACCGTTTGATCCGAATTTCCATCAAGCAATTATGACGGAAGCAAAAGACGGTGTTGAATCTGGTGTAGTGATTGAAGAATTCCAAAAAGGGTATTTACTAAAAGACCGTGTCATTCGAGCGAGCATGGTCAAAGTAAGCGAATAA
- the dnaK gene encoding molecular chaperone DnaK, translating into MAKIIGIDLGTTNSVVSVLEGGEAKVIANREGNRTTPSVVSFKDGERQVGEVAKRQAITNPDTVMSVKRHMGSDYKVEVAGKSYTPEEISAMILQDLKETAESYLGEKVTHAVITVPAYFNDSQRQATKNAGTIAGLEVERIINEPTAAALAYGLDKEEEEEKVLVFDLGGGTFDVSILELGDGVFDVLATSGDNKLGGDDFDEKIIDYLVDIFKKDNGIDLSQDKMAMQRLKDAAEKAKKDLSGVSSAQISLPFISAGEAGPLHLETTLTRSKFDELTHDLVERTMIPVRNAIKDAGLSFSDLDEVILVGGSTRIPAVQEAIKKETGKEINRSVNPDEVVAMGAAIQGGVLSGDVKDVVLLDVTPLSLGIETMGGVNTILIERNTTIPTSKSQVFSTAADNQPAVDIHVLQGEREMAADNKTLGRFQLTDIPAAPRGVPQIEVTFDIDKNGIVNVSAKDLGTGKEQSIKIEASSNLSDEDIERMIKEAEENAESDKKRREEADLKNEADQLVFQSGKTLEEFGDKVTEDEKTSVNEAKDALQKALEENNLDEIKSKKEALEQALQAVSMRIYQEMQQEQGDASQPAQDDDVVDADFKEVNEDDNK; encoded by the coding sequence ATGGCTAAAATTATTGGTATTGACTTAGGTACTACAAACTCAGTAGTTTCAGTATTAGAAGGTGGAGAAGCGAAAGTTATCGCTAACCGTGAAGGTAACAGAACGACACCATCAGTTGTATCGTTTAAAGATGGAGAAAGACAAGTTGGTGAAGTTGCAAAACGTCAAGCGATTACTAATCCTGACACAGTGATGAGTGTTAAACGTCACATGGGTTCAGACTATAAAGTAGAAGTTGCAGGTAAATCATATACACCAGAAGAAATCTCTGCGATGATTTTACAAGATTTAAAAGAAACAGCAGAAAGCTATTTAGGTGAAAAAGTGACACATGCAGTTATTACAGTTCCAGCATACTTCAATGACTCACAACGTCAAGCGACTAAAAACGCAGGTACAATCGCTGGTCTTGAAGTAGAGCGTATCATTAACGAACCAACAGCTGCAGCGTTAGCATATGGTTTAGACAAAGAAGAAGAGGAAGAAAAAGTACTCGTATTTGACCTAGGTGGAGGTACGTTCGACGTTTCTATTTTAGAACTTGGTGACGGTGTGTTCGACGTACTAGCTACGAGTGGGGATAACAAACTAGGTGGAGATGACTTTGACGAAAAAATCATCGACTACTTAGTAGACATCTTCAAAAAAGACAACGGCATTGATTTATCACAAGATAAAATGGCGATGCAACGCTTAAAAGATGCAGCTGAAAAAGCGAAAAAAGACTTATCAGGTGTTTCATCAGCACAAATTTCTCTACCATTCATTAGTGCAGGAGAAGCAGGTCCATTACACTTAGAAACGACATTAACGCGTTCTAAATTTGATGAGTTAACACACGATTTAGTTGAAAGAACAATGATTCCTGTACGTAACGCAATTAAAGATGCTGGCTTAAGTTTCTCAGATCTTGACGAAGTTATTTTAGTCGGTGGTTCAACGAGAATTCCGGCGGTACAAGAAGCAATCAAAAAAGAAACAGGTAAAGAAATCAACCGCTCTGTTAACCCAGACGAAGTTGTTGCAATGGGTGCAGCAATCCAAGGTGGAGTATTATCTGGAGATGTAAAAGACGTAGTATTACTCGACGTTACACCGTTATCACTTGGTATTGAAACAATGGGTGGCGTAAACACAATTTTAATTGAAAGAAATACGACAATCCCAACTAGTAAATCACAAGTGTTCTCTACAGCAGCAGATAACCAACCAGCAGTAGATATCCACGTTCTACAAGGTGAGCGTGAGATGGCTGCAGACAACAAAACGCTTGGACGTTTCCAATTAACAGACATTCCAGCAGCACCACGTGGAGTACCACAAATCGAAGTTACGTTTGATATCGACAAAAACGGTATCGTAAACGTGTCTGCAAAAGACTTAGGAACTGGTAAAGAGCAAAGCATTAAAATTGAAGCATCTTCAAATCTTTCAGACGAAGATATCGAACGCATGATCAAAGAAGCAGAAGAAAATGCAGAATCAGATAAAAAACGTCGTGAAGAAGCAGATCTTAAAAACGAAGCAGACCAACTCGTATTCCAAAGTGGTAAAACTTTAGAAGAGTTTGGCGACAAAGTTACTGAAGATGAAAAAACGAGCGTAAACGAAGCGAAAGATGCATTACAAAAAGCACTTGAAGAGAATAACTTAGATGAAATTAAATCTAAGAAAGAAGCACTTGAACAAGCACTTCAAGCAGTTTCTATGAGAATCTACCAAGAAATGCAACAAGAACAAGGTGACGCTAGTCAACCAGCTCAAGATGATGACGTTGTAGATGCGGACTTTAAAGAAGTTAACGAAGACGACAACAAGTAA
- the dnaJ gene encoding molecular chaperone DnaJ produces the protein MATKKDYYDVLGVNKDATKEEIKRAYRKLSKKYHPDINKEEGADEKFKEVTEAYDVLYDDEKRRQYDQFGHSAFDGTGGFGGGFNDFGGSGFGGFEDIFSSFFGGSRRQDPNAPRQGDDLQYTMTIDFREAVFGGKKTVTITKEVECDHCGGSGAKAGTSKKTCSTCSGTGNVNVEQNTPFGKIRTQRTCPTCGGTGQEIEHPCDKCHGKGTIQKDVEIEVTIPEGIDNGQQVRLQGYGEPGYNGGPAGDLYIAFRVKPDKEFVRDGDDIHYELSITFSQAALGDQVKVPTLHGPVEIDVKAGTQSGRKLRLREKGVKNVNGFGFGDQIVTIRVETPTKLSEEEKELFRRLAELNGNQVKGSQESFTDKARRFFKGD, from the coding sequence TTGGCTACTAAAAAAGATTATTATGACGTATTAGGCGTAAACAAAGACGCAACAAAAGAAGAAATTAAGCGCGCATATCGTAAACTGTCTAAGAAATATCACCCAGATATTAACAAAGAAGAAGGCGCAGACGAAAAATTTAAAGAAGTAACAGAAGCATACGACGTACTATATGACGATGAAAAACGTCGTCAGTATGATCAGTTTGGACATAGTGCATTTGATGGTACTGGAGGATTCGGCGGTGGATTTAATGACTTCGGTGGAAGTGGATTTGGAGGATTTGAAGATATATTCTCAAGTTTCTTCGGTGGAAGCCGTCGTCAAGACCCAAATGCACCACGCCAAGGTGACGATTTACAATATACGATGACAATCGACTTTAGAGAAGCGGTTTTCGGAGGTAAAAAGACTGTCACAATCACAAAAGAAGTTGAATGTGATCATTGCGGTGGAAGCGGAGCAAAAGCCGGAACGTCTAAAAAGACATGTTCAACGTGTTCAGGAACAGGTAACGTCAATGTAGAACAAAATACACCATTCGGTAAAATTAGAACACAACGTACATGTCCAACATGTGGAGGAACAGGTCAAGAAATCGAACATCCATGTGATAAGTGTCACGGAAAAGGAACAATACAAAAAGATGTTGAAATCGAAGTGACTATTCCTGAAGGTATTGATAACGGACAACAAGTACGTCTTCAAGGATATGGTGAACCTGGATATAACGGTGGACCAGCGGGTGACCTTTATATCGCATTTAGAGTGAAACCAGACAAAGAGTTCGTACGTGATGGTGACGATATTCACTATGAATTATCTATTACGTTCTCACAAGCAGCGCTTGGTGACCAAGTAAAAGTACCGACATTACACGGACCAGTTGAAATCGACGTGAAAGCAGGCACTCAGTCTGGACGTAAATTACGTCTTAGAGAAAAAGGTGTTAAAAACGTCAATGGATTTGGTTTTGGTGACCAAATCGTTACAATTCGAGTAGAGACACCGACGAAACTTTCAGAAGAAGAAAAAGAATTATTTAGAAGACTGGCCGAACTAAACGGTAATCAAGTAAAAGGATCGCAAGAATCATTTACAGATAAAGCACGTCGATTCTTTAAAGGGGACTAA
- the prmA gene encoding 50S ribosomal protein L11 methyltransferase yields the protein MKWYKISLHSQIENEAPLSLFLTDISNGISVDYSVDLMKSNIDDFEHKFRLNESDYPESDIRISVYYDETENLDEKLNLINQFISENEEIINRDEIEVTVDTVEEADWENEWKKYFHSFRVSESFVIVPSWEMDDYEYDANDRLIKLDPGMAFGTGDHPTTSMCLTFIEKIIRPEHKVIDVGTGSGILTIGAYLMDARDLTATDIDTLSLKVAEENFKLNDTKPVDLRAADLLKNDKKNYDIVVANILAHVIEDMITDSYRVLNDGGYFISSGIIVEKKEDILSQLKDAGFSIIEVLEDDGWVSILSKKG from the coding sequence ATGAAGTGGTATAAAATTTCGTTACACTCACAGATTGAAAATGAAGCACCACTATCTCTATTTTTAACAGATATTTCTAATGGTATTTCTGTCGATTATTCAGTTGATTTAATGAAAAGTAATATCGATGATTTCGAACATAAATTCCGTTTAAACGAAAGTGATTATCCAGAGTCCGATATTCGTATTTCAGTATATTACGATGAGACAGAAAATCTCGATGAAAAGCTGAACCTCATTAATCAGTTCATTTCTGAAAATGAAGAAATCATTAATCGTGACGAGATTGAAGTTACAGTGGATACTGTAGAAGAAGCGGATTGGGAAAATGAATGGAAGAAGTATTTCCACAGTTTTAGAGTGTCAGAGTCATTTGTCATTGTTCCGTCATGGGAAATGGATGATTATGAATATGACGCTAATGACCGTTTAATTAAACTTGATCCAGGAATGGCATTTGGTACAGGAGACCATCCGACGACGTCGATGTGTTTAACGTTTATCGAAAAAATCATACGTCCGGAACATAAAGTGATCGATGTTGGTACAGGTTCTGGTATTCTAACAATCGGCGCGTATTTAATGGATGCGAGAGACTTAACAGCAACAGATATAGACACGTTATCATTAAAAGTTGCTGAAGAAAACTTTAAATTAAACGATACTAAACCAGTCGATTTAAGAGCTGCGGATTTATTAAAAAATGACAAAAAAAATTACGATATAGTCGTTGCTAATATATTAGCTCATGTTATTGAGGATATGATTACAGATTCTTATCGAGTATTAAACGATGGCGGTTACTTTATCTCAAGTGGTATTATTGTAGAGAAAAAAGAAGATATTCTTTCGCAATTAAAAGATGCTGGATTTAGTATAATCGAAGTTTTAGAAGACGATGGATGGGTGAGTATACTATCTAAAAAAGGATAA
- a CDS encoding RsmE family RNA methyltransferase: protein MQRYFVDTVLQENEIYTDLNVDTHHIFNVMRMSIGDKIEVVDKNKDVFIVNIIEDTPFKIEVISTLQSVESNIKVSVYTPFLKGDKLDFMLQKSTELGAEHFYFYDADRSVVKLDEKKKQKRKTRFEKIVTEASEQSKRNTIPTIEFLGKLKSIDFTQYDNVFIGYEDVRLQENKKFATALNRTDTHIAIIFGPEGGFTESEVTSHNNFTIVQLGKRILRAETAPLYMLSVIDSFYN, encoded by the coding sequence ATGCAAAGATATTTTGTAGATACTGTTTTACAAGAAAACGAAATTTATACAGACTTAAATGTAGATACGCATCACATTTTTAATGTGATGCGTATGTCTATTGGTGACAAAATAGAAGTTGTGGACAAAAACAAAGATGTCTTTATCGTGAACATAATTGAAGACACTCCATTTAAAATAGAAGTGATTTCGACGCTTCAAAGTGTAGAGAGCAACATTAAAGTGAGTGTATATACTCCGTTTTTAAAAGGAGATAAACTTGATTTTATGCTGCAAAAAAGTACCGAACTCGGTGCGGAACATTTCTACTTTTATGACGCAGATCGTTCAGTTGTAAAGCTTGATGAAAAGAAAAAACAAAAACGTAAAACACGTTTTGAAAAAATCGTAACAGAAGCAAGCGAACAGTCAAAACGTAATACGATACCTACGATCGAATTTCTAGGTAAACTAAAGTCAATAGATTTTACACAGTATGATAACGTCTTTATAGGTTATGAAGATGTTCGTCTTCAAGAAAATAAAAAATTCGCAACTGCTTTAAATAGAACAGACACACATATCGCGATTATTTTCGGACCTGAAGGTGGATTTACAGAGAGTGAAGTCACGTCACATAATAACTTTACAATCGTTCAACTCGGGAAACGTATATTACGTGCAGAGACCGCACCTTTATATATGTTATCGGTGATCGACAGCTTCTATAATTAA